A region from the Acidobacteriota bacterium genome encodes:
- a CDS encoding YqgE/AlgH family protein: MAPQEKGPATQLLAPGFLVAMPQLADPNFKRTVVLMLRSEESGSFGVVINRPSPIEMGPFCREQDIPYAGPEDQPVMIGGPVEQDSHLLVIHGGPPLHGPKSGREIRVTDDIHVITDREGLASLGRDPSIPVRCYLGYAGWGPGQIERELAEGAWVVLPADSRLLFDEPTEGVWERALREAGIDPIALVPGGAPS; the protein is encoded by the coding sequence GTGGCTCCCCAGGAAAAAGGACCAGCGACCCAGCTGCTCGCCCCCGGGTTCCTGGTAGCGATGCCGCAGCTCGCCGACCCCAACTTCAAACGCACGGTGGTGCTCATGCTGCGGAGCGAGGAGTCGGGGTCGTTCGGCGTCGTGATCAACCGGCCCAGCCCGATCGAGATGGGGCCCTTCTGCCGCGAGCAGGACATCCCGTACGCCGGCCCGGAGGACCAGCCGGTCATGATCGGAGGCCCCGTGGAGCAAGACTCCCACCTCCTGGTCATCCATGGAGGCCCCCCCCTGCACGGGCCCAAGAGCGGGCGGGAGATCCGGGTGACGGACGACATCCACGTCATCACCGACCGGGAGGGCCTGGCCAGCCTCGGCCGGGACCCGTCGATTCCCGTCCGGTGCTACCTCGGGTACGCCGGCTGGGGGCCCGGCCAGATCGAACGGGAGCTGGCGGAGGGGGCGTGGGTCGTCCTGCCCGCCGACAGCCGCCTCCTGTTCGACGAGCCGACCGAGGGCGTGTGGGAGCGGGCGCTCCGCGAGGCCGGTATCGACCCGATCGCGCTGGTTCCCGGCGGCGCCCCGAGCTGA
- the pdhA gene encoding pyruvate dehydrogenase (acetyl-transferring) E1 component subunit alpha, which yields MPIVPKAQFTVPFLQILDEEGHVDKKLEPDLTADQLVRLYRGMVTAREADQRMLKLQRQGRLGTFSPCTGQEAAACAPMLALRPTDWLVPAFRELGALLMRGVPFNRVLRFWGGWEEGNVFPGVERTLPIAVIVGSQIPHAAGIGYAMKLLGEPDTAVLTFFGDGATSEGDFLEGMNMAAVWKAPVVFLCQNNQWAISTPLERQTASETIAQKGIAFGMPVVQVDGNDPLAVYRAAKEALDRARSGGGPTFIEAVTYRLMMHTTADDPSKYRSEEEVERWKKLDPLPRFRRYLQRKRIWNKSKEEALLAEIRRMIDEEVAEYERPLDVKPDIIFDLVHATPHPLIEEQRAEFLENLAAGESADA from the coding sequence ATGCCGATAGTCCCCAAAGCCCAGTTCACGGTGCCTTTCCTTCAGATCCTCGATGAGGAGGGTCATGTCGACAAGAAGCTCGAGCCCGACCTGACCGCCGACCAGCTCGTCCGCCTGTATCGCGGGATGGTGACGGCGCGCGAGGCCGACCAGCGAATGTTGAAGCTGCAACGCCAGGGTCGGCTCGGAACCTTCAGCCCTTGCACCGGGCAGGAGGCGGCGGCGTGCGCGCCGATGCTCGCCCTGCGCCCGACCGACTGGCTGGTGCCCGCGTTCCGGGAGCTCGGCGCCCTGCTGATGCGCGGCGTCCCGTTCAACAGAGTTCTCCGTTTCTGGGGCGGATGGGAGGAGGGCAACGTCTTCCCCGGCGTGGAGCGCACCTTGCCGATCGCCGTCATCGTGGGCTCCCAGATCCCTCACGCTGCGGGGATCGGGTACGCCATGAAACTTCTGGGCGAACCGGATACGGCGGTGCTGACGTTCTTCGGCGACGGAGCGACTTCCGAAGGCGACTTTCTCGAGGGAATGAACATGGCCGCCGTGTGGAAGGCCCCTGTGGTCTTCCTCTGCCAGAACAACCAGTGGGCCATCTCCACACCGCTGGAACGGCAAACGGCTTCCGAGACGATCGCGCAGAAAGGGATCGCTTTCGGGATGCCGGTGGTGCAGGTCGACGGCAACGATCCGCTCGCCGTCTACCGCGCCGCCAAGGAAGCCCTGGACCGCGCGCGCTCCGGGGGCGGCCCGACGTTCATCGAAGCGGTCACCTACCGGCTGATGATGCACACCACGGCCGACGACCCGAGCAAGTATCGCTCGGAGGAGGAGGTGGAGCGGTGGAAGAAGCTCGATCCGCTTCCCCGATTCCGGCGATACCTCCAGCGGAAGAGGATCTGGAACAAGTCCAAGGAGGAGGCGCTGCTCGCCGAGATCCGGCGGATGATCGACGAGGAGGTGGCCGAATACGAGCGGCCGCTGGACGTGAAGCCGGACATCATCTTCGACCTGGTCCACGCGACGCCGCATCCCCTGATCGAGGAGCAGCGCGCCGAGTTCCTCGAGAACCTGGCGGCCGGGGAGAGCGCCGATGCCTAG
- a CDS encoding alpha-ketoacid dehydrogenase subunit beta, with amino-acid sequence MPRMTMVQAINLALHQEMERDPRVVVMGEDVGVNEGVFRVTAGLYKKFGAERVIDTPLSESGILGTAIGMSLAGLRPVAEMQFSGFSYLAMGQLEGHASRFRTRTMGRYSCPLVMRMPYGGGVRALEHHSESREALFAHLPGIKVVIPSSPRNARALLVAAIRDPDPVVFMEPKRSYRAFREEVPEDEEVMEIGRAQVVREGKDLTLIAWGAMMRFALEAADQVASSRGVEIEVIDLLTISPLDAATIADSVRKTGRCVIVQEAPRFASISSEIIAQINDRVLLYLEAPVKRITGYDVVTPYFSREEPYFPSVPQIRRGIEQTLDF; translated from the coding sequence ATGCCTAGGATGACGATGGTGCAGGCGATCAACCTCGCCCTCCACCAGGAAATGGAACGCGATCCCCGCGTCGTGGTGATGGGCGAGGACGTGGGCGTGAACGAGGGCGTGTTCCGGGTGACCGCCGGGCTGTACAAGAAGTTCGGCGCCGAGCGCGTCATCGACACGCCGCTTTCCGAGTCCGGAATCCTCGGGACCGCGATCGGCATGTCGCTCGCCGGCCTTCGGCCGGTGGCCGAGATGCAGTTCTCCGGCTTTTCCTACCTCGCGATGGGACAGCTCGAGGGACACGCCTCCCGCTTCCGCACCCGAACGATGGGACGCTATTCGTGCCCCCTCGTCATGAGGATGCCGTACGGAGGTGGCGTGCGAGCCCTGGAGCACCACTCGGAGAGCCGCGAGGCGCTGTTCGCGCACCTACCGGGGATCAAGGTGGTCATCCCCTCTTCGCCCCGGAACGCCCGGGCCCTCCTCGTCGCCGCGATCCGCGACCCCGATCCGGTCGTCTTCATGGAGCCCAAGCGATCCTACCGGGCATTCCGGGAAGAGGTTCCGGAAGACGAGGAGGTGATGGAAATCGGGCGAGCGCAGGTGGTGCGGGAAGGGAAAGACCTGACGCTCATCGCCTGGGGTGCGATGATGCGGTTCGCTCTCGAGGCCGCTGATCAAGTGGCGTCGTCGCGCGGGGTCGAGATCGAGGTGATCGATCTTCTCACCATCTCGCCGCTCGACGCGGCGACCATCGCCGACTCGGTGCGCAAGACGGGCCGTTGCGTGATCGTCCAGGAAGCCCCGCGCTTCGCCAGCATCTCCTCCGAGATCATCGCCCAGATCAACGACCGCGTGCTTCTCTATCTGGAAGCGCCGGTCAAGCGGATCACCGGGTACGACGTCGTGACGCCCTATTTCAGCCGGGAGGAACCGTACTTTCCGAGCGTGCCGCAGATCCGCCGCGGAATCGAGCAAACCCTCGACTTCTGA
- a CDS encoding 2-oxo acid dehydrogenase subunit E2: MEDQVYEFKLPDLGEGIHEGELLKWHVEVGATIREDDPLVDVETDKAAVTIPSPKGGRIVELVGKPGDTLTVGQVIARIETDETASTPPPPAPSAARPEPAPAAPAAPAAHAPAPPAVERPAAVPARRGGPVPAAPATRRLARELGVDLSLVPGTGPGGRVTREDVERFAAGRGTEPSRPAAAPSGPGAPAAPGAIPYFELEPMPDFEQWGPVEREPVISIRRKVARKVTTSMIVAPHVALMDDADVTELEAFRRRERERAGGKKLSLLPFVVKAAAACLQKHRMFNASLDPQREEIVYKKFYNIGFAADTPRGLIVPVVKNADRKTIAEISEEIVSLATAARDGSIAVEDLQGSTFTITNIGPIGGTRLVPTINYPEAAILGMGQARPQPVVRGDRIVVRTILPLTLAFDHRIADGADAARFMSDLVRYLSDPLSWLMESRG; the protein is encoded by the coding sequence ATGGAGGACCAAGTGTACGAGTTCAAGCTTCCCGACCTCGGCGAAGGGATCCACGAAGGGGAGCTGTTGAAGTGGCATGTCGAGGTCGGCGCCACGATCCGCGAGGACGACCCGCTGGTCGACGTGGAGACCGACAAGGCCGCCGTCACCATCCCCTCGCCCAAAGGCGGCCGCATCGTGGAACTGGTGGGAAAGCCCGGCGACACCCTCACCGTCGGTCAGGTGATCGCGCGGATCGAGACGGACGAGACCGCCTCGACGCCTCCGCCACCCGCTCCCTCGGCCGCCCGGCCCGAACCGGCCCCGGCCGCACCGGCAGCACCGGCGGCGCACGCGCCCGCTCCGCCGGCCGTGGAAAGGCCGGCGGCGGTCCCCGCACGTCGCGGAGGCCCGGTTCCGGCGGCCCCGGCGACGCGCCGTCTGGCCCGCGAGCTGGGTGTGGACCTCTCCCTCGTGCCCGGTACCGGCCCGGGGGGAAGGGTGACGCGGGAGGACGTGGAGCGGTTCGCCGCCGGGCGCGGCACGGAGCCCTCCCGCCCGGCGGCAGCCCCGTCCGGCCCGGGAGCGCCGGCCGCGCCGGGAGCGATCCCTTACTTCGAACTCGAACCGATGCCCGATTTCGAACAATGGGGTCCGGTGGAGCGGGAACCGGTCATCTCCATCCGGCGCAAGGTCGCGCGGAAAGTGACCACCTCGATGATCGTGGCACCCCACGTGGCGCTGATGGACGACGCCGACGTCACCGAACTCGAAGCGTTCCGGCGGCGCGAGCGCGAGCGGGCGGGGGGAAAGAAGCTCTCCCTGCTCCCCTTCGTGGTCAAGGCCGCCGCGGCGTGCCTGCAAAAGCACCGGATGTTCAACGCCAGTCTCGATCCGCAGCGGGAGGAGATCGTCTACAAGAAGTTCTACAACATCGGCTTCGCGGCCGACACGCCGCGGGGGCTCATCGTCCCGGTCGTCAAGAACGCCGACCGGAAGACGATCGCGGAGATCTCCGAGGAGATCGTCTCGCTGGCCACGGCGGCGCGCGACGGATCGATAGCGGTGGAGGACCTGCAGGGCTCGACCTTCACCATCACCAACATCGGTCCGATCGGGGGAACACGGCTCGTCCCCACGATCAACTATCCCGAGGCGGCGATCCTCGGCATGGGCCAGGCCCGACCGCAACCGGTGGTCCGGGGCGACCGGATCGTCGTCCGCACGATCCTGCCCCTGACGCTCGCCTTCGACCATCGAATCGCCGACGGTGCTGACGCGGCCCGGTTCATGTCGGACCTCGTGCGGTACCTGTCCGACCCTCTTTCCTGGCTGATGGAGAGCCGGGGATGA